The Hippea alviniae EP5-r region TTCTGTAGACACCAGAAGCATCCGCCGGCAAATATGGCAGTTGATACTCTCATATATTTAAATTTAGTTAAATTTTTACTTTTGTCGATTTTTTTGATAAAAGGTTTGCATGCTTAAAAAGTTGCTTATAGTGGTTTTTTTGGTTTTTGTATCATCTTGGGCAGTTGCTGAAGAGCTAAATCTAAAATCGTTTAAGGCAAAGTATAAGTTTGACTTTAGCGGCCTTAATGCAGCAAAAGGAGAATTAACAGCAAAACTTGATAACAACACCTATACTATAAACTTTAGTGGAAAAACCGTCTCTCCGGTCAAATGGTTTTTTAAATTAAAGGTGAAAATCAAAGATGCAATAGATTTATCGAACAATAGGGATATATATTATTACTCTTCAATAGAAAGGCCTAAAAAGGTAAAAAAGATTTATGTTAAATTTGATAACAGAACTCAAGCAACTGTTCTGTATCAGAAGAATTCGGACAAAAAAGAGTATATTGTAAAGTCAAAAAATGGTGTTTTCTCACCTTTAACCGTCTATATGTTTTTTATTACGCACAAGATAGAATTGGGCAAAGCTTATTACAGAGATGTTGTTGTATCCAAGAAACTTTATAGAATAAAAATTTTGCCCATCAAGGAAGAAACAATAAACCTTGACTCTTTCGGAAGAGAAAAGGGAAAAAGAAGGGTTTTGAAAGCAGAACTTTCTTTTTATAAGCTTGATAGAAACGGTGAGCTTATAAAAAACGAAAAGGTTAAAAAGTTGGTTGTTTGGGTTTCTCTAAAGCCTCCGCAGTTGCCAGTCTTGGTTCAAATGTGGC contains the following coding sequences:
- a CDS encoding DUF3108 domain-containing protein; this translates as MLKKLLIVVFLVFVSSWAVAEELNLKSFKAKYKFDFSGLNAAKGELTAKLDNNTYTINFSGKTVSPVKWFFKLKVKIKDAIDLSNNRDIYYYSSIERPKKVKKIYVKFDNRTQATVLYQKNSDKKEYIVKSKNGVFSPLTVYMFFITHKIELGKAYYRDVVVSKKLYRIKILPIKEETINLDSFGREKGKRRVLKAELSFYKLDRNGELIKNEKVKKLVVWVSLKPPQLPVLVQMWHFIGVFEAKLIDLKVY